The sequence CAGGTCCGAGATTCCAGGAGAAGCGGATCTTGTCGGCGAACCCGTCCGGCGTGCCTTTCAGCGAGAACCGGAAGCCGGCAAAGCGCCGCTGCACGCCGTCGATCAGCGCCGCGACGCCGTCATGGCCGTCGCCCTGCATCAGCGGATCGCGATAGCTGACGTCTTCGGTGAAGGTAGCCTTCAGCAATTCGGCGCGGCGGCTGGCGTCGCTTTCGTTCCAGGCGGTGATGTAGCCCTCGGCGATCTTGTTGAGGTCGGTCATGGTCTGTCTCCTTCGTTGAGTGGCTTTGACACGACCCTTTTCACCCCACGGCAGACCGAAACCAATTACGCCTGAGGTAATCAGGGCGAACTATTCGAGAGAGGACAGAAATCATGAGCAGCGGATTTTTCGGCGACATCCAGAGGATCAAATATGAAGGGCCGGATTCGACCAATCCGCTGGCCTACCGCTTCTACAATCCGGATGAGGTGGTGGCCGGCAAGCGGCTGGAGGACCATCTGCGCTTCGCCGTTGCCTACTGGCACTCCTTCGCCTGGCCGGGCGGCGATCCCTTCGGCGGCCAGACCTTCGACCGTCCCTGGTTCCCCAAGGCCGGCGGCATCGACACG is a genomic window of Mesorhizobium huakuii containing:
- a CDS encoding nuclear transport factor 2 family protein is translated as MTDLNKIAEGYITAWNESDASRRAELLKATFTEDVSYRDPLMQGDGHDGVAALIDGVQRRFAGFRFSLKGTPDGFADKIRFSWNLGPEGVPSVIEGTDIGVIENGRLKNVTGFLDKVPAQ